Genomic segment of Candidatus Methylomirabilota bacterium:
CTCGTCGACATGTTCGCGCGGCGGCTGCAGATCCAGGAGCGGCTGACCACCCAGATCGCCCAGACGCTCCAGGAGGTCCTCCAGCCGCGCGGAGTCGCCGTGGTCATCGAGGCCCTCCACATGTGCATGCTCATGCGCGGCGTCGAGAAGCAGAATTCCAAGGCCGTGACCTCCGCCATGCTCGGGCAGTTCCGGGACCGCCCGGAGACCCGCGCCGAGTTCA
This window contains:
- a CDS encoding GTP cyclohydrolase I, which translates into the protein LVDMFARRLQIQERLTTQIAQTLQEVLQPRGVAVVIEALHMCMLMRGVEKQNSKAVTSAMLGQFRDRPETRAEFMELIRSRGGLVL